From a region of the Armatimonadota bacterium genome:
- a CDS encoding phosphoadenylyl-sulfate reductase, whose translation MGVVAREPVVASFEGASADEIVAWAAGRFGERLALACSFGAEDMVLVDILARVAPAAHVFVLDTGRLHQATYDLMQRARERYPLEFRTYFPRTASVEELIRVKGPNSFYESVDNRKECCHIRKVEPLGRALAGLDAWMTGLRRAQSVTRTALDIVESDEAHGGIVKINPLAEWPEERVWEYIRANNVPYHRLHDQGYPSIGCEPCTRPVLPGQDLRSGRWWWENPEGKECGLHLTA comes from the coding sequence TTGGGAGTTGTTGCTCGGGAGCCGGTCGTCGCCTCCTTTGAAGGCGCGTCGGCGGACGAGATTGTAGCTTGGGCCGCCGGGCGCTTTGGGGAGCGCCTCGCGCTTGCGTGCAGCTTCGGCGCCGAGGATATGGTGCTCGTGGATATCCTCGCGCGCGTGGCTCCGGCCGCCCATGTGTTTGTGCTGGACACCGGCCGGCTGCACCAAGCAACGTACGACCTGATGCAGCGCGCCCGCGAGCGGTATCCGCTCGAATTTCGCACGTATTTCCCGCGGACGGCAAGCGTGGAAGAGCTGATCCGCGTGAAGGGGCCCAACAGCTTCTACGAGTCGGTGGACAATCGCAAAGAGTGCTGCCATATCCGCAAAGTGGAACCGCTCGGACGCGCCTTGGCGGGGCTCGATGCCTGGATGACCGGATTGCGGCGCGCGCAATCGGTCACCCGGACCGCGCTGGATATCGTCGAGTCCGATGAGGCGCACGGCGGGATCGTCAAGATCAACCCGCTGGCCGAATGGCCGGAAGAGCGGGTCTGGGAGTATATCCGGGCGAACAACGTCCCATACCACCGGCTTCACGACCAGGGCTACCCGTCGATCGGATGCGAGCCGTGTACGCGGCCGGTACTGCCGGGTCAGGACTTGCGATCCGGTCGCTGGTGGTGGGAGAACCCGGAAGGTAAGGAATGCGGGCTGCACTTGACGGCGTAA
- the cysK gene encoding cysteine synthase A: MSTVEFEGQALVRHHQPKIADSMSELIGNTPLVRLHRVTDGAGAEVLAKLEKSNPWGSVKCRIGVYLLSEAERLGLINAGTVIIEPTSGNTGIALAGAAAAKGYRLILAMPETMSVERRNLLRALGAELVLTPGPLGMKGAIAKAEELASQHTNSFVPQQFKNLANPKAHRETTALEIWEDTDGRVDILVGGVGTGGTITGVGQIIKPLKPGFKIVAVEPTDSPVLSGGQPGPHKIQGIGAGFVPEVLDMSVIDEVFQVTNEESFTMARRLGKEEAILAGISSGAAVHAAVQIAKRPENAGKQIVVVLPDSGERYLSTPVFNTEPAG, translated from the coding sequence ATGAGTACCGTGGAATTTGAGGGACAGGCGCTGGTTCGGCATCACCAGCCGAAGATTGCGGATTCGATGTCGGAGCTGATCGGCAACACGCCGCTGGTCCGGCTGCATCGCGTCACGGATGGCGCCGGCGCCGAGGTGCTGGCGAAATTGGAGAAATCCAATCCGTGGGGCAGCGTCAAGTGCCGGATCGGCGTCTATCTGCTGAGCGAGGCGGAGCGCCTCGGCCTGATCAACGCCGGGACCGTCATCATTGAGCCCACCAGCGGCAACACGGGCATCGCGTTGGCCGGAGCGGCCGCCGCGAAGGGGTATCGCCTGATCCTGGCGATGCCGGAAACGATGAGCGTGGAGCGCCGCAACCTCCTGAGGGCGCTCGGCGCCGAACTGGTCCTCACGCCGGGCCCGCTGGGCATGAAAGGCGCCATCGCCAAGGCCGAGGAACTCGCGTCGCAGCACACGAACTCATTTGTACCGCAGCAGTTCAAGAACCTGGCGAACCCCAAGGCGCACCGCGAGACGACGGCGCTGGAGATCTGGGAAGACACGGACGGGCGGGTGGACATCCTGGTCGGCGGCGTCGGCACGGGCGGCACCATCACCGGAGTCGGGCAGATCATCAAGCCGCTGAAGCCGGGGTTCAAGATCGTGGCCGTTGAGCCGACCGATTCGCCGGTGCTGTCCGGCGGCCAGCCGGGCCCGCACAAGATCCAGGGCATCGGGGCGGGTTTCGTGCCGGAGGTGCTCGACATGAGCGTCATCGACGAGGTTTTCCAGGTGACGAACGAGGAATCGTTCACGATGGCGCGGCGCCTCGGCAAGGAAGAGGCGATCCTGGCGGGGATTTCCAGCGGAGCGGCCGTTCACGCGGCGGTTCAGATAGCCAAACGTCCGGAAAACGCCGGGAAGCAGATCGTCGTGGTGCTGCCGGACAGCGGCGAGCGCTACCTGAGCACGCCCGTGTTCAATACGGAGCCCGCCGGATAG
- a CDS encoding RHS repeat-associated core domain-containing protein produces MKNSTLNEIANPLRYRAMKGYQCVYDIPGTSTNGQHTFYTAGARTYDAGTGRWLQEDPIVGITGDPMSFNRYLYCDANPVMNDDPTGLALMRHGRPCHAPKWYAIDGVLYDYVFWIGVTGPDSGGFLAFVGGGLASAEATSWLYPDEEGQTDADRDWCRLLDKKDRILKWFDDANAGVGHAIDDILKSGGTYSGYGTA; encoded by the coding sequence GTGAAAAACAGTACGCTGAACGAAATCGCCAACCCGCTTCGCTACCGAGCCATGAAGGGCTATCAGTGCGTGTACGACATCCCCGGCACGTCAACCAACGGCCAGCATACCTTCTACACCGCCGGCGCCAGAACCTACGATGCGGGAACCGGTCGCTGGCTGCAGGAAGACCCGATTGTGGGGATCACCGGCGATCCCATGTCCTTCAACCGGTACCTCTACTGCGACGCCAACCCGGTGATGAACGACGATCCGACGGGGCTGGCGCTTATGCGGCACGGCCGACCGTGCCATGCACCCAAATGGTACGCAATCGATGGGGTGCTGTACGACTACGTCTTTTGGATTGGAGTCACGGGGCCAGACTCCGGTGGGTTTCTCGCTTTCGTTGGGGGCGGATTGGCTTCAGCGGAAGCTACGAGTTGGCTGTACCCTGACGAGGAAGGTCAGACTGATGCAGACCGTGATTGGTGCCGCCTTTTGGACAAAAAGGACCGGATACTGAAGTGGTTCGACGATGCCAATGCTGGCGTGGGGCACGCCATTGATGACATACTGAAGTCCGGCGGAACCTATTCGGGTTACGGGACGGCATAA
- a CDS encoding sulfate ABC transporter ATP-binding protein, which translates to MSIHIRNIRKSFGAFEALRDVSLEVGTGELVALLGPSGSGKTTLLRTIAGLETPTSGAISLAGEDASSRSVRERGVGFVFQHYALFRHMTVFENVAFGLRVRPRKTRPSRAEIREKVTELLSLVQLEGLSDRHPAELSGGQRQRVALARALAVEPKVLLLDEPFGALDARVRQDLRRWLRRLHDELHITSVFVTHDQEEAMEVADRIVVMNKGRVEQIGTPEDVYAHPANPFVYQFLGNVNLFHGRVHEGQASLGDVDIAAPQYAGVQDTAAVGYARPHDLDIALSRNGTAAVEAVVRHIHAVGPVVRLELARTDTAGALEVEIGRERYEELGVRTGATVYVTPRRVQVYIEDYVI; encoded by the coding sequence TTGAGCATCCACATTAGAAATATCCGCAAGTCGTTCGGGGCGTTTGAGGCCCTTCGCGACGTCTCTCTGGAAGTCGGCACGGGCGAACTGGTCGCGCTTCTGGGCCCGTCGGGATCCGGCAAGACGACGCTGTTGCGCACGATCGCGGGCCTCGAGACCCCGACGTCGGGCGCCATCAGCCTCGCCGGCGAAGACGCCTCATCCCGGAGCGTTCGCGAGCGCGGAGTGGGCTTCGTGTTCCAGCACTATGCCCTGTTCCGCCACATGACGGTGTTCGAGAACGTGGCGTTCGGGCTGCGGGTGCGCCCGCGGAAGACCCGCCCGTCGCGCGCGGAAATCCGCGAGAAGGTGACCGAACTCCTTTCGCTCGTGCAGTTGGAGGGCCTCTCGGACCGGCATCCGGCGGAACTCTCCGGCGGGCAGCGCCAGCGCGTCGCCCTCGCGCGCGCATTGGCCGTCGAGCCCAAGGTGCTTCTGCTGGATGAGCCGTTCGGCGCCTTGGACGCGCGGGTGCGCCAGGACCTCCGCCGCTGGCTGCGACGCCTTCACGACGAACTCCACATCACGAGCGTCTTCGTAACGCACGACCAGGAGGAGGCCATGGAGGTGGCCGACCGGATCGTGGTGATGAACAAGGGGCGCGTCGAGCAGATCGGCACGCCGGAGGACGTGTATGCGCATCCGGCCAACCCGTTCGTCTACCAGTTCCTGGGCAACGTGAACCTCTTCCACGGCCGCGTGCACGAGGGGCAGGCCAGCCTGGGCGATGTCGATATCGCCGCGCCGCAGTACGCCGGGGTTCAGGACACGGCGGCGGTGGGTTACGCCCGCCCCCACGACCTGGACATCGCGCTCAGCCGCAACGGGACGGCGGCGGTTGAGGCCGTCGTCCGGCACATCCACGCCGTCGGCCCGGTGGTGCGCCTCGAACTCGCCCGGACGGACACGGCGGGCGCCCTGGAGGTCGAGATCGGCCGCGAGCGCTATGAGGAACTGGGCGTCCGGACCGGCGCGACGGTGTACGTCACCCCGCGCAGGGTGCAGGTGTACATCGAGGATTACGTGATCTGA
- the cysW gene encoding sulfate ABC transporter permease subunit CysW, with the protein MESSTTISASRPAVRAKAAREPFLARFVLISIALVFLGLFLVVPLAAVFTEAFAKGWRVYLAAIREPEAMSAVRLTVLVALISVPLNAVFGVAAAWAIARFEFPGKSVLVTLIDLPFAVSPVVAGLMFVLLFGAQGTFGPWLDRHDWQIVFATPGIVLATVFVTFPFVARELIPLMQSQGSDDEEAAIVLGASGWQMFRRVTLPNIRWGLLYGIILCNARAMGEFGAVSVVSGHIRGLTNTLPLHVEILYNEYQFSAAFAVASLLTILALVTLALKSLVEWRFGIRRKAGGTNH; encoded by the coding sequence ATGGAATCCTCAACCACGATTTCCGCGTCACGTCCCGCGGTCCGCGCGAAGGCCGCCCGGGAACCTTTCCTGGCGCGGTTCGTCCTTATCAGCATCGCACTGGTGTTCCTGGGGTTGTTCCTCGTGGTTCCGCTGGCGGCGGTGTTCACGGAGGCCTTCGCCAAGGGGTGGAGGGTCTATCTGGCCGCCATCCGCGAGCCGGAAGCGATGTCCGCCGTCCGGCTGACCGTACTGGTGGCGCTCATTTCGGTCCCGCTGAACGCCGTGTTCGGCGTTGCCGCGGCGTGGGCGATTGCGCGGTTCGAGTTCCCGGGGAAGAGCGTGCTCGTGACGCTGATCGATCTGCCGTTCGCCGTGTCGCCGGTCGTCGCGGGCCTGATGTTCGTGCTGCTGTTCGGAGCCCAGGGTACCTTCGGCCCGTGGCTGGACAGGCACGACTGGCAGATCGTGTTCGCCACGCCCGGAATCGTTCTGGCCACCGTGTTCGTCACGTTTCCGTTCGTCGCCAGGGAGCTGATTCCGCTGATGCAGAGCCAGGGCAGTGACGACGAGGAGGCGGCCATCGTCCTCGGCGCCAGCGGATGGCAGATGTTTCGCCGCGTGACTCTTCCCAACATCCGCTGGGGCCTGCTGTATGGGATCATCCTCTGCAACGCCCGGGCGATGGGGGAATTCGGTGCGGTGTCGGTGGTTTCAGGCCACATCCGCGGCCTCACGAACACGCTGCCGCTGCACGTGGAAATCCTGTACAACGAATACCAGTTTTCCGCTGCCTTCGCGGTGGCATCGCTGTTGACCATCCTGGCGCTTGTGACTCTGGCCCTCAAGAGCCTCGTGGAGTGGCGGTTCGGCATCAGGCGGAAGGCGGGAGGGACAAACCATTGA
- the cysT gene encoding sulfate ABC transporter permease subunit CysT: MLRTNRNKRVLPGFGLSLGYTVLYLSLIVLVPITAVFFKAGSMGWAHFWSAATDERVRAAYRLTFGASLLAAGANAVFGFIVAWVLARYTFPGKKIVDGLVDLPFALPTAVAGISLTAIYAGNGWIGRYLEPHGIKVAFAPLGIVIALIFTGLPFVVRTVQPVLEDLESDIEEAAASLGASAWQTFRRVIAPAVVPSLLTGFTLAFARAIGEYGSVVFISGNMPMRTEIAPLLIMTKLEQYDYAGATAIASVMLVVSFALLLLVNLLQRWSRKRYGMA; encoded by the coding sequence ATGTTAAGAACAAACCGAAACAAGCGGGTCCTTCCGGGATTCGGGCTGAGTCTGGGGTACACGGTGCTCTACCTGAGCCTGATCGTGCTGGTGCCCATCACGGCGGTCTTCTTCAAGGCGGGCTCGATGGGCTGGGCCCACTTCTGGTCGGCCGCGACCGACGAACGCGTACGCGCGGCGTACCGGCTGACTTTCGGAGCATCGCTCCTCGCCGCCGGCGCCAACGCTGTGTTCGGGTTCATCGTCGCCTGGGTGCTGGCCCGCTACACGTTTCCCGGAAAGAAGATCGTCGACGGCCTCGTTGACCTTCCGTTCGCGCTTCCGACCGCGGTCGCCGGGATCAGCCTCACCGCCATTTACGCCGGCAACGGGTGGATCGGGCGCTACCTCGAGCCGCACGGCATCAAGGTGGCGTTCGCTCCGTTGGGAATCGTGATCGCGCTCATCTTCACCGGGCTGCCGTTCGTCGTGCGCACGGTTCAGCCGGTCCTGGAGGACCTGGAATCCGATATCGAGGAAGCGGCCGCCAGCCTCGGCGCATCGGCATGGCAGACATTCCGCCGCGTTATCGCGCCGGCCGTCGTCCCGTCGCTGCTGACCGGATTCACGCTGGCGTTCGCGCGCGCCATCGGCGAGTACGGATCGGTTGTCTTCATCTCGGGGAACATGCCGATGCGCACGGAGATCGCGCCGCTGCTGATCATGACGAAACTCGAGCAGTACGACTACGCCGGCGCGACGGCGATCGCCTCGGTGATGCTCGTCGTGTCGTTCGCGCTGCTCCTGCTGGTGAACCTGCTCCAGCGCTGGAGCCGCAAGCGCTACGGGATGGCGTGA
- a CDS encoding sulfate ABC transporter substrate-binding protein — translation MNPIIKRIILAASLAAIGISALPARAQTLLNVSYDPTRELYQDFNQAFARYWKGKTGQNLRINQSHGGSGKQARAVIDGLQGDVVTLALAYDVDAIADRGVIAPNWEKRLPYNSTPYTSTIVFLVRKGNPKHIKDWNDLVRPGISVITPNPKTSGGARWNYLAAWGYAYKKLGSQAKARDFVTRLYHNVPVLDSGARGSTTTFVERGIGDVLLAWENEAFLAVNELGKDKFQIVVPSISILAEPPVAVVDKYAARHKTTAIATAYLKYLYSNEGQKIAAKHYYRPRNVKAAGGYASRFPKLRLLNIGFFGGWRNAQKTHFADGGVFDQVYRPR, via the coding sequence ATGAATCCAATCATCAAACGGATTATACTTGCCGCCAGCTTAGCGGCCATCGGAATCTCGGCGTTGCCGGCGCGGGCGCAGACGCTGCTTAACGTCTCTTACGACCCGACGCGCGAACTGTACCAGGACTTCAATCAGGCGTTCGCCCGCTACTGGAAAGGGAAGACGGGGCAGAACCTGCGGATCAACCAGTCGCACGGAGGTTCAGGCAAGCAGGCGCGCGCGGTCATCGACGGCCTGCAAGGCGACGTGGTGACGCTCGCCCTGGCCTACGACGTGGACGCCATTGCCGACAGGGGCGTCATCGCCCCCAACTGGGAGAAGCGCCTCCCATACAACAGCACGCCCTACACATCCACCATCGTGTTCCTCGTACGCAAGGGCAACCCGAAGCACATCAAGGACTGGAACGACCTGGTGCGACCCGGCATCTCCGTGATTACGCCCAACCCCAAGACCTCCGGCGGCGCCCGCTGGAACTACCTCGCCGCGTGGGGGTACGCATACAAGAAACTGGGCAGCCAGGCGAAGGCGCGCGATTTCGTGACGCGCCTTTACCACAACGTGCCGGTGCTCGATTCCGGCGCCAGGGGCTCCACCACAACCTTCGTTGAGCGCGGGATCGGCGACGTCCTCCTCGCGTGGGAGAACGAAGCCTTCCTGGCGGTCAACGAGCTCGGAAAGGACAAGTTCCAGATCGTGGTACCCTCCATCAGCATCCTCGCCGAGCCGCCGGTGGCCGTTGTGGACAAGTACGCCGCGCGCCACAAGACAACCGCGATCGCCACCGCGTATCTGAAATACCTCTACTCCAACGAGGGACAGAAGATCGCCGCGAAGCACTACTACCGGCCGCGGAACGTGAAGGCGGCGGGGGGCTACGCGTCGCGCTTCCCCAAACTGCGCCTGCTCAACATCGGCTTCTTCGGAGGCTGGAGGAACGCGCAGAAGACCCACTTCGCCGATGGCGGGGTGTTCGATCAGGTCTACCGCCCGCGTTAG
- a CDS encoding porin: MRTPKSLVAVAAALIGVAGGAHAAKDPVDILIQKLVERSVITEADGNSIRSEIAQIQKDEAEKAKAAPTVVPVTVKTAVKLSGYAQARYTSSTGPSTGDTFEIRRLRLSLAGNPAPKVDYALQVDLAGSSTAVTSVSGTTVKTGNVGKATLLDAAVGYTAAPLIKLTAGQFKVPFSQESLASDALLDTINRAQVVDKLVPGRDNGSSGRDVGIQVSGQMLPATDSGRFEYALGAFNGSGINIVDDNRSKDVAARIVWKPAVAGLSLGASQYWGRKGSPYVKRDRTGLEASFVRPRYGVKAEYIQGKDAAVKKRGYYVTGLLGVAHETQAVLRYEQLDLDTSVAGNTGKTTTVGLNHFLSKDTLNRLQLNYERHSDQGPTVKEDQFLAQYQGAF, from the coding sequence ATGAGAACACCGAAATCCCTCGTGGCGGTGGCGGCGGCACTGATCGGGGTGGCGGGCGGCGCCCACGCGGCGAAAGACCCCGTGGACATCCTGATCCAGAAACTGGTGGAACGCAGCGTGATTACAGAAGCGGACGGCAACAGCATCCGGTCGGAGATCGCCCAGATACAGAAGGACGAAGCCGAGAAGGCGAAGGCGGCTCCGACCGTTGTGCCCGTGACCGTGAAAACCGCCGTGAAACTGAGCGGCTATGCCCAGGCGCGGTACACCAGCAGCACGGGACCGTCCACGGGCGACACGTTTGAGATTCGCAGGCTGCGGCTCAGCCTCGCCGGGAACCCCGCGCCGAAGGTGGACTATGCCCTGCAGGTCGACCTGGCCGGGTCATCGACGGCGGTTACGAGCGTGAGCGGAACGACGGTCAAGACGGGCAACGTGGGCAAGGCGACGCTCCTCGATGCCGCGGTTGGATACACGGCGGCGCCTCTGATAAAGCTCACGGCGGGGCAGTTCAAGGTCCCGTTCAGCCAGGAAAGCCTGGCCAGCGACGCGTTGCTGGACACCATCAACCGGGCACAGGTTGTGGATAAACTCGTGCCCGGGCGGGACAACGGATCGTCCGGGCGTGACGTTGGGATTCAGGTGAGCGGCCAGATGCTACCCGCTACCGATTCCGGACGCTTCGAGTACGCCCTCGGAGCGTTCAACGGGTCCGGTATCAACATTGTGGACGACAACCGCAGCAAGGATGTAGCCGCGCGCATCGTGTGGAAACCGGCCGTCGCGGGCCTTTCCCTCGGCGCCTCCCAGTATTGGGGCCGAAAGGGCTCCCCGTACGTCAAGCGCGACAGAACCGGACTCGAGGCGTCGTTCGTGCGTCCCCGGTACGGCGTCAAAGCCGAGTACATCCAGGGCAAAGATGCGGCCGTCAAGAAGCGCGGCTACTACGTGACGGGGCTGTTGGGCGTCGCGCATGAAACCCAGGCCGTGCTGCGATACGAGCAACTCGACCTCGATACGTCCGTTGCCGGCAACACCGGAAAGACCACGACTGTCGGCCTCAACCACTTCTTGAGCAAAGACACGCTGAACCGCTTGCAGCTCAACTATGAACGGCACAGCGATCAGGGTCCGACCGTGAAGGAAGACCAGTTCCTCGCGCAGTACCAGGGAGCGTTCTAG
- a CDS encoding O-methyltransferase: MADQESKIQGYDRYIDGLFAPEDEALRLAREDMQREGLPAINVSASEGKLLHVIALIAAPRRILEIGTLGGYSAIWLARALPADGRLISLEIDQHHADVARRNVERAGLAGRVEIRVGPAAESLARMAASGEAPFDLVFIDADKDAYVTYMEMALPMLREGGILLGDNTLPDAVLHHDGDSGTKRYNAAVAAHPGLVSINIPVLRGEHIDGLLVSVKRASSAG, from the coding sequence ATGGCGGATCAAGAGAGCAAAATCCAGGGTTATGACCGGTACATTGACGGGCTATTCGCTCCGGAGGACGAGGCGCTCCGTCTGGCCCGGGAGGATATGCAGCGGGAAGGGCTGCCCGCGATCAACGTGTCCGCCAGCGAAGGCAAACTGCTGCATGTCATCGCCCTCATCGCGGCGCCGCGCCGGATACTGGAGATCGGCACGCTGGGAGGCTACAGCGCCATCTGGCTGGCGCGGGCGCTTCCGGCCGACGGCCGGCTCATCTCCCTGGAGATCGACCAGCACCACGCCGACGTTGCCCGCCGCAACGTAGAGCGCGCCGGACTGGCCGGGAGGGTGGAGATTCGCGTCGGCCCCGCCGCGGAGTCGCTGGCGCGGATGGCGGCATCGGGCGAGGCGCCGTTTGATCTGGTGTTCATCGACGCGGACAAGGACGCGTACGTCACCTATATGGAGATGGCGCTGCCCATGCTCCGCGAGGGGGGGATCCTGCTGGGCGACAACACACTGCCGGATGCGGTGCTGCACCACGACGGTGACAGTGGGACGAAGCGCTACAACGCCGCAGTGGCCGCGCACCCCGGGCTTGTTTCCATCAACATCCCCGTGCTCCGCGGCGAGCACATCGACGGCCTGTTGGTGTCCGTGAAGAGGGCGTCTTCAGCTGGCTGA
- the ilvA gene encoding threonine ammonia-lyase, biosynthetic, producing MNNKLLRDVLRSRVYDVARETPLEPAPKLSARLGHRVFLKREDLQPVFSFKLRGAYNLIANLSDEQRGRGVIAASAGNHAQGVAFSARELGIPAIIVMPVTTPEIKVAAVRGYGAEIVLAGESYSDAQARCDEIVAERGVTPVHPFDDPLVIAGQGTIGDEILRQSHGGLDAVFVPVGGGGLIAGIAGYLKAVAPEIRIIGVEPLEADAMYQSLAAGKRVRLRDVGIFADGVAVREVGRLTFPIVRECVDEIVRVSNDAICAAIKDVYEDARAICEPAGALSVAGLKEYAARDDGTGKRYAAIVSGANMNFERLGFVVERAELGEDREAMFAVALDERPGAFRSFCAALGRRVITEFNYRMHGREHAHVLVGVTTSGKADADGLAARLRSLGHQVLDLSDNEMAKLHVRHMVGGRGPETRDERLYRFEFPERPGALPLFLETLGSRWNISLFHYRNHGADFGRVLAGIEVPAPELPAFRRFLDGLSYHWVAEGDNPAYGFFLD from the coding sequence ATGAATAACAAGCTCCTTCGCGATGTGCTGCGCAGCCGGGTCTACGATGTGGCCCGTGAGACGCCGCTCGAACCGGCCCCCAAACTCTCAGCCCGTCTCGGCCACCGGGTCTTCCTCAAGCGGGAGGACCTTCAGCCCGTCTTCAGCTTCAAGCTGCGCGGCGCTTACAACCTGATCGCCAACCTCTCCGACGAGCAGCGCGGCCGGGGGGTCATCGCGGCCAGCGCCGGGAATCACGCGCAGGGCGTGGCCTTTTCGGCGCGCGAACTGGGCATCCCGGCCATCATCGTCATGCCGGTCACGACGCCGGAGATTAAGGTCGCGGCGGTCCGGGGCTATGGCGCCGAGATCGTCCTGGCCGGCGAGAGCTATTCGGACGCCCAGGCGCGATGCGACGAGATCGTCGCGGAGCGCGGTGTTACGCCGGTACACCCCTTCGACGATCCGCTCGTGATCGCGGGGCAGGGGACCATCGGTGACGAGATCCTGCGCCAGAGCCATGGCGGCCTGGACGCGGTTTTCGTGCCGGTGGGAGGCGGCGGCCTCATCGCTGGCATCGCCGGCTACCTGAAGGCGGTCGCGCCGGAGATCCGCATCATCGGCGTCGAGCCGCTGGAGGCGGACGCGATGTACCAGTCGCTGGCGGCGGGCAAGCGCGTCCGACTGCGCGACGTCGGCATCTTCGCGGACGGCGTGGCGGTCCGCGAAGTTGGCCGGCTGACCTTCCCGATCGTGCGCGAGTGCGTGGACGAGATCGTGCGGGTGAGCAACGACGCCATCTGCGCGGCGATCAAGGACGTCTACGAGGACGCCCGCGCGATCTGCGAACCCGCGGGCGCGCTGTCGGTGGCGGGCCTCAAGGAATACGCCGCCCGCGACGACGGGACCGGCAAACGGTACGCGGCCATCGTATCGGGCGCGAACATGAACTTCGAGCGCCTCGGCTTCGTCGTTGAACGGGCTGAGCTGGGCGAAGACCGCGAGGCGATGTTCGCGGTGGCGCTCGACGAGAGGCCAGGAGCCTTCCGTTCCTTCTGCGCGGCGCTCGGGCGCCGCGTCATCACCGAATTCAACTATCGCATGCACGGCCGTGAGCACGCCCACGTTCTGGTCGGCGTTACCACCTCCGGCAAGGCGGACGCGGATGGCCTGGCCGCCCGTCTGCGCTCGCTGGGGCATCAGGTCCTGGATCTGTCCGACAACGAAATGGCCAAGCTCCACGTGCGCCATATGGTCGGCGGACGCGGGCCGGAAACGCGCGACGAGCGGTTGTACCGGTTCGAGTTTCCGGAGCGTCCCGGCGCGCTGCCGCTGTTCCTGGAGACCCTTGGCAGCCGGTGGAACATCAGCCTGTTCCACTATCGCAATCACGGCGCCGATTTCGGCCGCGTCCTCGCGGGCATCGAGGTTCCCGCCCCCGAACTCCCGGCATTCCGGCGGTTCCTGGACGGCCTGAGCTATCACTGGGTGGCCGAGGGCGACAACCCCGCGTACGGCTTCTTCCTCGACTAG